One stretch of Prunus persica cultivar Lovell chromosome G1, Prunus_persica_NCBIv2, whole genome shotgun sequence DNA includes these proteins:
- the LOC18792687 gene encoding uncharacterized protein At1g05835, which produces MASTSLNLFSAILLLILLSKGMSQKCSTNDLQISQDKTGVLVQAKPEFEVKVLNACPCLQGNVKLGCDGFQTTEEVNPLSLLKSGNECLLNNGSSLIPFSQISFKYAWDTQFSFKPVSSEINCN; this is translated from the exons ATGGCAAGTACCAGTCTCAACCTATTTTCAGCTATTCTCCTGCTCATCCTTCTTAGCAAAG GCATGAGCCAAAAGTGCTCTACAAATGACCTGCAAATTAGCCAAGACAAAACTGGGGTTTTGGTGCAAGCAAAGCCAGAATTTGAGGTGAAGGTTCTGAATGCATGCCCATGTCTTCAAGGGAATGTGAAATTAGGCTGCGATGGATTTCAAACAACTGAAGAAGTCAACCCTTTGTCATTGCTCAAATCTGGGAATGAGTGTCTCCTCAACAATGGCTCATCTCTTATACCATTTTCTCAGATTAGTTTCAAATATGCTTGGGACACACAATTCTCATTCAAGCCAGTTTCCTCTGAGATCAACTGTAATTga
- the LOC18792492 gene encoding uncharacterized protein LOC18792492 yields MEAIAKSFVLVLLLSLVSKGFCACTLNNINIGTTRSGREIGGKPEWNVVVTNNCACAQTSIVLSCKGFQTTEPVDPAILKKQGNVCRLIMGNLLDAGASVKFSYAWDPPFLLLPSSSVISGGC; encoded by the exons ATGGAAGCCATTGCCAAGTCCTTCGTTCTGGTTCTTCTTTTGAGTCTCGTTAGCAAAG GGTTTTGTGCTTGCACTTTGAACAACATTAACATTGGCACCACCAGAAGTGGGAGAGAGATAGGAGGCAAGCCAGAATGGAATGTGGTTGTGACCAACAACTGCGCATGTGCTCAAACGTCCATAGTTTTGAGCTGCAAAGGGTTCCAGACTACAGAGCCTGTTGATCCAGCAATCCTGAAAAAGCAAGGTAACGTGTGCCGCCTCATCATGGGCAATCTCTTGGATGCTGGTGCTTCTGTGAAATTCTCCTATGCTTGGGATCCTCCTTTCCTTCTATTGCCTAGCTCCTCTGTTATTAGTGGTGGCTGTTAA
- the LOC18790922 gene encoding protein TPR3, which produces MTSSLSRDLIFLILQLLEEEKFKDTLHKLEQESGLFFNLKYFEELVLGGNWDEVERYLLGFTKVDDNRYSMKVFFEIRKQKYLEALDKQDRAKAVDILVQDLKVFAGFNEDLFKEITQLLTLDNFRENAQLASYRDTKTARAIMVIELKKLIEANPLFREKTQFPNLRTSRLRMLINQSLNWQHSLCSNPRQNPDIRTLFVDHSCKNSNDSFAQLTANNQLMGSVQRVDGFLPMGSVQTANSQLMGSVNGSFQPTPAPVHPPFSAWMSIPSTVNHPAASGGGIGFGSLTNPASSLRGPGDSDDFFRTRFSGVSDRVMLPGINPGQSSTTFNATEFPKTVARTLNQGSAPTSMDFHPVQHTLLLVGTNVGDISLWEVSSREKLVSRNFQVWDIGASSMMLKASLIKDPCVSVNRILWSPDGSLFGVAYSKHIMQLYTYLGGNEIRQHLEIDAHVGSINDLAFCNPTKQLSVITCGDDKAIKVWDASNGSKLYSFEGHDAPVHSVCPHNKENVHFIFSTSVDGKIRAWLYDNLGSRVDYDAPGRSCTTMVYSADGKRLFSCGTSKDGESHVVEWNENEGVIKRNYVGFQKHSLGVVQFDTTKNKFLAVGDDYAIKVWDMDNTNLLTNIDAEGGLPASPCIRFNKEGSLLAVSANENRVKILATMDGLRLMRTYESHSLISLRNASETVTKNGSTINLDDVKPRLTEEVNTRIWKLTEISETAQLRSLRLSAMMKSDKISRLTYSNSGSAILALGSNAIHLLWRWPRGDHNSSIKATTKVTPQLVQPTSGILMTNDLTGAKPEYALPSFALSKNDSYVMSTSGGKLSLFNMMTFKTMTTFMCPPPVATSLAFHPDDNNIIAVGMDDSTVHIYNARVDEVKNKLKGHSKRVTGLAFSHVLHTLVSLGADAQLIVWNSDKWERQKNCFLQIPAGRTPATMFETQLQYHKDQIHFLVIHETQLVVYETSKLECEKQWVVGESAAPISHAAFSCDSQLVYASFQDATVRVFNASNLQVQCQINPNAYLPPDFSSASYPLVVAAHPQEPNQFAVGLTDGAVVIVEPLESEDKWGVPPPVDNGLQSVFHTTSPVNASSLDQP; this is translated from the exons ATGACGTCGTCTCTCAGTAGGGACCTCATCTTCTTGATCTTGCAGTTACTTGAAGAGGAAAAGTTCAAAGACACTCTTCATAA GCTTGAGCAAGAATCAGGATTGTTCTTTAATCTGAAGTATTTTGAGGAATTAGTACTTGGTGGGAACTGGGATGAGGTCGAGCGGTATCTTTTGGGGTTCACTAAAGTGGATGACAACCGGTATTCGATGAAGGTCTTCTTCGAAATTCGTAAGCAGAAGTATCTCGAGGCATTAGATAA GCAGGATAGAGCCAAAGCAGTAGATATCCTCGTGCAGGATCTGAAGGTTTTCGCGGGTTTTAATGAAGATTTGTTCAAGGAAATCACTCAGCTCCTGACACTAGACAATTTTAG GGAAAATGCTCAACTAGCTAGCTATAGAGATACGAAGACAGCAAGAGcaattatggtcattgaactTAAGAAGCTTATCGAGGCCAATCCTCTTTTCCGTGAAAAAACACAGTTTCCTAACTTAAGAACTTCAAGGTTGCGGATGCTTATTAACCAAAG CTTGAATTGGCAGCATTCCCTTTGTTCAAATCCTAGACAGAATCCTGATATAAGAACCCTATTTGTGGATCACTCTTGTAAAAATTCCAATGATTCATTCGCTCAATTAACAGCAAACAATCAGCTGATGGGTTCTGTACAAAGAGTTGATGGTTTTCTTCCTATGGGTTCTGTACAAACAGCAAACAGTCAGCTGATGGGTTCTGTAAATGGG TCCTTCCAACCCACACCAGCGCCAGTTCATCCTCCGTTTTCTGCATGGATGTCTATTCCTTCGACTGTAAATCATCCAGCAGCTTCTGGAGGAGGTATTGGTTTTGGTAGTCTAACAAATCCAG CTTCATCATTGAGGGGTCCTGGGGAttctgatgattttttcaGAACACGATTCTCTGGTGTTTCAGACAGG GTTATGTTGCCAGGGATTAATCCAGGTCAAAGTAGTACTACATTTAACGCAACAGAATTCCCCAAGACGGTTGCTCGGACTCTGAATCAGGGGTCAGCTCCCACAAGCATGGACTTCCATCCTGTTCAGCATACGCTGCTTCTAG TTGGAACTAATGTGGGGGATATAAGCTTGTGGGAAGTAAGTTCAAGGGAGAAGTTGGTATCAAGAAATTTTCAGGTATGGGATATCGGAGCAAGTTCAATGATGCTAAAG GCTAGTCTGATCAAGGATCCATGTGTCTCAGTTAATCGTATACTTTGGAGCCCTGATGGTTCTCTATTTG GAGTTGCATATTCTAAACACATAATGCAATTATACACTTATTTGGGTGGGAATGAGATTCGCCAACATTTGGAG atTGATGCCCATGTTGGTAGCATTAATGATCTGGCGTTCTGTAACCCAACCAAGCAACTCTCTGTCATTACTTGTGGTGATGATAAGGCCATTAAG GTGTGGGATGCATCAAATGGGTCAAAGTTGTATAGTTTTGAAGGTCATGATGCTCCGGTCCATTCTGTGTGCCCTCACAACAAGGAGAATGTCCAT TTTATCTTTTCAACATCAGTAGATGGAAAAATAAGAGCATGGTTGTATGACAATCTGGGATCTAGGGTGGATTATGATGCTCCTGGCCGCTCGTGCACAACAATGGTCTACAGTGCAGATGGTAAAAG GCTCTTTTCATGTGGGACAAGCAAAGACGGAGAATCTCATGTTGTTGAATGGAATGAAAATGAAGGTGTAATAAAGAGGAATTACGTAGGATTTCAAAAACATTCTTTGGGCGTTGTTCAGTTTGATACAACCAAGAATAAGTTTTTAGCTGTTGGAGATGACTATGCAATCAAAGTTTGGGATATGGATAATACcaatcttttgactaatattGATGCTGAAGGAGGCCTACCA GCAAGTCCTTGCATTCGCTTCAACAAGGAGGGCTCTTTATTGGCTGTTTCTGCAAATGAAAATAGAGTCAAAATTTTAGCTACAATGGATGGTCTCCGGTTGATGCGCACTTATGAAAGTCACTCGCTTATTTCCTTGAGAAATGCATCTGAGACTGTAACAAAG AATGGTAGCACCATAAACCTGGATGATGTGAAACCAAGATTAACTGAAGAAGTCAATACAAGGATATGGAAGCTCACTGAGATCAGTGAAACTGCTCAGCTTCGGTCATTGAGGCTCTCGGCTATGATGAAATCAGACAAG ATCTCAAGGTTGACATACAGTAATTCAGGCAGTGCCATTTTGGCATTGGGATCCAATGCCATCCATCTACTGTGGAGGTGGCCACGGGGTGACCATAATTCGAGTATCAAG GCAACAACCAAGGTTACCCCACAGTTAGTGCAACCGACTTCGGGCATTCTAATGACCAATGATCTTACTGGTGCTAAACCTGAATATGCACTACCCAGCTTTGCTTTGTCCAAGAATGATTCTTATGTCATGTCAACCTCTGGAGGGAAGCTATCTTTGTTTAACATGATGACATTCAAG ACGATGACAACTTTCATGTGTCCACCCCCTGTGGCAACAAGTCTTGCTTTCCACCCGGACGACAATAATATAATTGCTGTTGGCATGGATGATTCCACCGTTCACATATACAATGCCCGTGTAGACGAG GTTAAGAACAAGCTTAAGGGTCACTCCAAAAGAGTCACGGGTCTTGCCTTCTCCCATGTTCTGCATACACTTGTTTCTCTTGGAGCGGATGCTCAG cTTATTGTGTGGAACTCTGATAAGTGGGAAAGGCAGAAGAACTGTTTCTTGCAAATTCCGGCTGGGAGGACACCTGCAACGATGTTTGAAACTCAGCTTCAGTATCACAAAGATCAGATACACTTCCTTGTTATACATGAGACTCAACTTGTAGTATATGAAACATCGAAACTTGAATGTGAAAAGCAG TGGGTTGTAGGAGAATCTGCAGCGCCAATCTCGCATGCAGCATTCTCTTGTGATAGCCAGTTAGTGTATGCCAGCTTTCAGGATGCAACTGTGCGTGTGTTTAATGCATCAAATCTGCAAGTGCAATGCCAGATTAATCCCAATGCTTATCTTCCTCCCGATTTCAG TTCTGCATCATACCCTCTAGTTGTAGCTGCACATCCACAAGAGCCAAACCAGTTTGCTGTAGGGCTAACTGATGGTGCAGTTGTGATCGTTGAACCACTTGAATCTGAAGACAAATGGGGTGTGCCTCCACCTGTTGACAATGGGTTACAAAGTGTCTTCCATACTACATCTCCAGTCAATGCTTCCAGTTTGGATCAACCCTAG
- the LOC109949213 gene encoding prostatic spermine-binding protein-like — translation MEMQSLCSNSLVLDGFLSSVVQAMVAEAAIAAAKSIALSFWMMGSIPNTTTVFPKEPEELTGFPITELFAVEKPGPENKDASETEDDDDDDDDDDDDAAAGDDQDDDGGDADDASGEENEGKANPEDEPEANGDGVSEEDGDDDDDDDDDDDDDDGDDGEEDTEDDEEDEEDEEEEIPQPPAKRRK, via the exons ATGGAGATGCAGAGCCTCTGCTCCAACAGCCTCGTTTTGGATGGTTTTCTCTCCTCTGTAGTGCAGGCTATGGTAGCTGAGGCAGCCATTGCTGCTGCCAAGTCTATTGCTTTGTCCTTCTGGATG ATGGGATCTATTCCTAACACAACCACTGTTTTTCCCAAAGAACCTGAGGAACTCACAGG ATTTCCTATCACTGAGCTTTTTGCAGTGGAAAAACCTGGTCCAGAGAACAAAGATGCAAGTGAAACTGaggacgacgacgacgacgacgacgatgatgatgatgatgctgcTGCTGGTGATGACCAGGATGATGATGGAGGTGATGCGGATGATGCCTCTGGGGAAGAGAATGAGGGTAAAGCAAATCCAGAAGACGAGCCTGAGGCCAATGGTGATGGTGTGAGCGAGgaggatggtgatgatgatgatgatgatgacgatgacgacgatgatgatgacgGTGATGATGGGGAGGAAGACACTGAGGACGATGAAGAGGATGAGGAAGATGAGGAGGAAGAGATACCTCAGCCACCTGCTAAGAGGAGGAAATGA